In Arachis hypogaea cultivar Tifrunner chromosome 2, arahy.Tifrunner.gnm2.J5K5, whole genome shotgun sequence, a genomic segment contains:
- the LOC112757760 gene encoding BEL1-like homeodomain protein 1 produces MATYFHGNSEIQGGGVDGGLQTLVLMNPGYIQFSDTPPPPPPHGGNLMLLNSLAAAGNSSLASHAPLSQQFLGVPLAAEHMHGHHDVSVALHGYAPRGHYNLWNTIDPTTAARDATRATQGLSLSLPAMSGDEVRVSGGSPSSASGVTNGGGGVSGIQSVLLNSKYLRATQELLEEVVNVNNNNDVNNNNNMKKKSFEKAKVGVGESSSNGGNSGGDGSVGEGSEKRCAELSTTERQEIQMKKAKLITMLDEVEQRYRQYHNQMQIVISSFEQAAGIGSARTYTALALQTISKQFRCLKDAITGQIKAANKSLGEEDYFGGGGGKIEGSRLKYVDHHLRQQRAIQQLGMMHHNAWRPQRGLPERSVSVLRAWLFEHFLHPYPKDSDKHMLAKQTGLTRSQVSNWFINARVRLWKPMVEEMYLEEMKDHDMNNSNNNNVSEDNKSSKSNEDPNNAKNSPPRDSNSESDTKKSFNSKQENVSISTPTSQIGGNSRNNNNNNSSGFSFMGSSELLDGITQGSSPKKPRSNEIVHHSQNNNNNNNNNNEYSFINNVGNQTNFIGGFGQYPIDEIARFDAAAAENFTRFSGNNNHSNNNGVSLTLGLPHCDTFQNIQLGRRLDRMSGEQHSNEFGAVNNTQNPHHSSAAFQSMQNSKRFAAQLLPDYVA; encoded by the exons ATGGCGACATATTTTCATGGTAATTCGGAAATTCAAGGTGGTGGTGTTGATGGCGGCCTTCAAACTCTTGTCCTCATGAACCCCGGGTACATACAATTCTCCGACACGCCGCCGCCTCCGCCACCACACGGCGGAAACCTTATGCTTCTCAACTCTCTCGCTGCCGCCGGAAACTCCTCCCTCGCATCTCACGCGCCGCTATCACAACAGTTCCTTGGTGTGCCTCTCGCGGCCGAGCACATGCACGGCCACCATGATGTCTCGGTTGCCCTGCATGGTTACGCGCCGCGAGGGCACTACAACCTTTGGAACACAATTGACCCTACTACTGCGGCGCGTGATGCTACACGCGCCACACAAGGACTCTCTCTAAGCCTTCCAGCTATGTCGGGGGACGAGGTTCGAGTCTCCGGTGGGTCCCCGTCTTCTGCTTCCGGGGTTACCAACGGTGGAGGCGGTGTTTCGGGAATTCAGAGTGTGTTATTGAATTCAAAGTACTTGAGGGCCACACAAGAGCTTCTAGAAGAGGTTGTGAATGTTAATAATAACAAcgatgttaataataataataatatgaagaagaagagttttgagaAGGCTAAGGTTGGTGTCGGAGAATCTTCATCAAACGGTGGTAATAGTGGCGGAGATGGTTCGGTTGGTGAAGGAAGTGAGAAGCGTTGTGCTGAGTTATCAACCACAGAGAGACAAGAAATTCAGATGAAGAAAGCAAAGTTAATCACCATGCTTGATGAG GTGGAGCAAAGATACAGGCAATACCATAATCAAATGCAGATAGTAATATCATCATTTGAGCAAGCAGCTGGGATTGGATCAGCAAGAACATACACTGCCCTTGCATTGCAAACAATCTCAAAGCAATTTAGGTGCTTGAAGGATGCCATAACTGGACAAATTAAAGCTGCAAATAAGAGCTTAGGTGAAGAGGACTACTTTGGTGGTGGTGGAGGCAAAATTGAAGGGTCAAGGCTTAAATATGTTGACCATCATCTAAGGCAACAGAGAGCTATACAACAATTGGGAATGATGCATCACAATGCTTGGAGACCCCAGAGAGGACTCCCGGAGAGATCGGTTTCCGTTCTACGCGCTTGGCTATTCGAACATTTTCTTCATCC TTATCCCAAGGATTCAGACAAACACATGCTTGCAAAACAAACAGGGCTTACAAGGAGCCAG GTATCAAATTGGTTCATAAATGCAAGAGTTAGGCTTTGGAAACCAATGGTGGAGGAAATGTACTTAGAGGAAATGAAGGATCATGATATGAACAATAGTAACAACAACAATGTCTCTGAGGACAACAAATCAAGCAAGAGCAATGAAGATCCAAACAATGCTAAAAATTCACCACCTCGAGACAGCAATTCTGAATCTGATACCAAAAAGAGCTTCAATTCGAAACAAGAAAACGTTTCAATTTCGACACCAACTTCGCAAATTGGTGGAAATTCaaggaacaacaacaataataatagttcAGGATTCAGCTTCATGGGGTCATCAGAATTATTAGATGGAATCACACAAGGTAGTAGTCCTAAGAAGCCAAGGAGCAATGAAATTGTTCATCATAgccaaaacaataataataataataataacaacaatgaaTACTCGTTCATCAATAATGTTGGGAACCAAACAAACTTCATTGGTGGATTTGGACAATACCCTATTGATGAAATTGCAAGATTTGATGCTGCTGCTGCTGAAAATTTTACAAGATTCTCAGGTAATAATAATCATAGTAACAATAATGGTGTATCACTCACTCTTGGTCTTCCACATTGTGACACATTCCAGAACATTCAACTAGGAAGAAGATTGGATCGTATGAGTGGTGAACAACATTCAAATGAGTTTGGTGCAGTTAACAACACTCAAAATCCTCACCACTCTTCAGCTGCATTTCAGAGTATGCAGAATTCAAAGAGGTTTGCTGCACAATTGTTGCCAGATTATGTGgcctaa